CCATGACCACTGTGCTCTCTAAAAAAGGTCAGATCGTGCTGCCAATACCCGTGCGCCAGCAGCTTAACCTTTCTCCGGGAGACGACTTCGAGGTGGCCATTGAGGACGAGGATACGATCACGCTGCGGCGCATTTCCCAGCCACCGAACCGGGGATTAGTGGATCTGTTGCTCGCCTGTCCGTCGCCTTTCGAGCTCCCGACGCGGG
The window above is part of the Verrucomicrobiota bacterium genome. Proteins encoded here:
- a CDS encoding AbrB/MazE/SpoVT family DNA-binding domain-containing protein, producing the protein MTTVLSKKGQIVLPIPVRQQLNLSPGDDFEVAIEDEDTITLRRISQPPNRGLVDLLLACPSPFELPTRETDGTEPPEL